ATGATCGTCTGGGACTGGATCAGAGAAGTTACAAAGTGATGGATGTTGAAGTTCCATATCTTGTTATACCGGTAAGCCCAGGAAGAAATACCTCTACCGTGGTCGACGTCGCTGTAAGAAATCAACTCATTAAAAAAAAGCATAATTCTGCTCCTGTGGAAGATTTCATTAGATAATTAATCAATCAAAAAAGGAATAATGATGGATCGTCTTTTGATTTTAAGTGGAATGTCGGGGTCAGGAAAAAGCACAGCTATGAGGGCACTCGAAGACGTTGGCTATTATTGTGTTGATAATCTCCCTCCTCCGCTACTTGTTAACTTTATTGATCTACGTTCTACGTATTTGGGTCAAATGGCAAAAGCCGCCCTCGTGATAGACATAAGAGAAGGGGATTTCTTCAATCATTCCATAAACATGATAGGAGAACTCAGAGAGAAGGGATACAATTTTGAGATACTATTCTTAGATTCTTCAGATGAAGCACTTGTTAAACGGTATAAAAACACCAGGAGAAAACACCCCCTTTCCACAGATGGTAACATACTTGAAGTGATTTCCAGGGAAAGAAAGATACTTTCAATCGTATCCAAGATTGCAGACCACTTAATCGACACGTCTTCTTTAAACGTACATGAATTAAGAGCATTGATTCAAGATAGATTTGGCGAATCGACCAACAGCAAGATTTATGTTACTTTAATGTCATTCGGAACAAGTTATGGTTATCCCCATGACGCAGATATTGTAATAGATGTCAGATTTCTCACAAATCCATATTTCATTGAACACCTAAAAGACTTAAACGGATTAGATAAGGAAGTGATAGAATTCGTCATTGAACAGGAAGATACAATAAAGTTTATTGACAAGTTAGTTGATCTTTTTGAATTCTTGATCCCGAGATACAAAAAGGAAGGTAAAACTTATCTTACAATAGCAGTTGGGTGCACCGGAGGTAAACACAGATCAGTAGTCATGGTTAATGAAATTTCGAAAAGGCTAAAACAGTTTTCCCCAAAGGTGAGTCATAGAGATATACTCAAGAACTAAGGCCA
Above is a window of Thermodesulfobacteriota bacterium DNA encoding:
- the rapZ gene encoding RNase adapter RapZ, whose translation is MMDRLLILSGMSGSGKSTAMRALEDVGYYCVDNLPPPLLVNFIDLRSTYLGQMAKAALVIDIREGDFFNHSINMIGELREKGYNFEILFLDSSDEALVKRYKNTRRKHPLSTDGNILEVISRERKILSIVSKIADHLIDTSSLNVHELRALIQDRFGESTNSKIYVTLMSFGTSYGYPHDADIVIDVRFLTNPYFIEHLKDLNGLDKEVIEFVIEQEDTIKFIDKLVDLFEFLIPRYKKEGKTYLTIAVGCTGGKHRSVVMVNEISKRLKQFSPKVSHRDILKN